DNA from Streptomyces luteogriseus:
GGGAGACGCGCTGGCTGGTGTCGGTACCGGAGGCGTGAGGGCGGTTCCTTCGAAGCGCCGGGAACTGCATGCCCCAAGGGGCGCGGGGCTGTATCGATGTGCGGCTCCGCCGCGTGGGCGCGAACAACCCCGATGCACCGGCACCCGGCATCGCACGGCCCCCGCCGAGCCAGTCCCCGTACACCACCCGCAGTACGCCGAAAACTCCGTGTACACCCCTGGAAGGCCCCGCACCTCGGTCTCCGGTCGACAACTCATCGACAGTTTCACCCCGTACCGTTGACGCATGGATCTTCGACTGCCCGGACTGAACGGGCTGCTTCGGAGGCCCCGGAGGCTCCTCGCCGCCGGGGCCGCCGTCGTCGTCCTCGCGGGCGCGGGCACATGGACCGCCGTCGCGAACGACGAGACGCCCCCGGTCCACCGCGAGGACCGGGCCCTGCCCACCGGCGACGGCATCCGCATCGACACCTCCTTCTTCACCTCCGGAGGAGACCGCCGTCGCCCCGCCGTCCTGCTCGGACACGGCTTCGGCGGCAGCAAGAAGGACGTACGGCAGCAGGCCGAGGACCTCGCCCGGGACGGCTACGCCGTGCTGACCTGGTCGGCCCGCGGCTTCGGCACGTCGAACGGAAAGATCGGGCTGAACGACCCGAAGGGCGAGGTCGCCGACGTCTCCAAGCTCATCGACTGGCTGGCGAAGCAGCCCCAGGTCGAGCTCGACACGAAGGGCGACCCCCGCGTCGGCATGGCCGGCGGCTCCTACGGCGGCGCGATAGCGCTGCTCACCGCGGGCCACGACCCCCGCGTCGACGCCATCGCCCCGGCGATCACCTACTGGAACCTCGCCGACGCCCTCTTCCCGAACGGCGTGTTCAAGAAGCTCTGGGCCGGCATCTTCGTCAACTCCGGCGGCGGCTGCGAGAAGTTCGAGCCGGCCCTGTGCCGGATGTACGAGCGGGTCGCCGAGTCGGGCGCGCCCGACGCCGAGGCGCGCAAGCTGCTCGAAGAGCGCTCCCCGTCCGCCGTCGGCAAGAACATCAAGGTGCCGACCCTGCTGATGCAGGGCCAGTCCGACTCCCTCTTCCCGCTCGGCCAGGCCGACCGGGCCGCGAAGGCGATCCGCGCCAACGGTGCCCCCGTCGACGTCGACTGGATCGCCGGCGGGCACGACGGCGGCGACATGGAGACCGGCCGGGTCGAAGGCCGCGTGGCGTCCTGGTTCGACCGCTACCTGAAGGACGACAAGGGCATCGACACCGGCCCCGCCTTCCGCGTCACCCGCACCCTCGGCACGGGCTCCGGCGACGGCGAACCCCGCCTGACCGGCGTGACCTCCAACCGCTACCCCGGCCTGGAGGCCGAGCAGCGCTCCATCGCCCTGGCCGGCCGCGAGCAGAGCTTCGACAACCCGCCCGGCGCCAGCCCGCCCGGCATCTCCGCCCTGCCCGGCCTCGGCGGCGCCGGAGGCCTCAGCCAGCTCTCCACGCTCGGCATCGGCGTCTCCCTCGACTTCCCCGGCCAGTTCGCCGCGTTCGAGTCGGCGCCGCAGCGCGAGGACCTCCAGATCACCGGCTCGCCCACCGCCACCGTCCATGTGAAGTCCACCGGCGACGACGCCGTGCTCTTCGCCAAGCTCTACGACGTCGGCCCGGGCGGCGCCACCCGGCAGGTGTTGCCCTCCCAGCTCGTCACGCCCCTCAGGGTCGAGGGCGCCAAGGCAGGCAAGGACGTCACCATCACCCTCCCGGCGATCGACCACGAGATCGACGACGGGCACCGGCTGCGCCTGGTCCTCGCCTCGACGGACCTCGGCTACGCCTCCCCGGTCTCCCCGGCGACGTACACCGTCTCCCTCAAGGGCGATCTGAAGGTCCCGTCGGCCCTCGGCGGACGTGACACCGAGGGCGGGCTGCCCGCCTGGGTGTGGTGGATGCCGATCGCCGGTGCCGTGATCGCCTCGGCGCTGATCATCACGGGCCGCCGCCGCACAGCGGCCCCCGCACCGCCCGACCCCGGGCTCGCCGAAGTCCCCCTCCAGATCACGGACCTGACCAAGCGCTACGCGAAGTCCGCCGACCGGTACGCCGTCAAGGACCTCTCCTTCCGCGTGGAGAAGGGCCAGGTCCTCGGCCTGCTCGGCCCCAACGGCGCCGGCAAGACGACCACCCTGCGCATGCTGATGGGCCTGATCAAGCCCGACGGCGGCGAGATCCGTGTCTTCGGCCACGCCATCAGCGCGGGCGCCCCGGTCCTCTCCCGGGTCGGCGCGTTCGTCGAGGGCGCGGGCTTCCTGCCCCACCTGTCCGGCCGCGAGAACCTGGAGCTGTACTGGCGCGCCACGGGCCGCCCGCCCGAGGACGCCCACCTGGAGGAGGCCCTGGAGATCGCGGGCCTGGGCGACGCCCTCGCCCGCGCGGTGCGCACCTACTCCCAGGGCATGCGCCAGCGCCTCGCCATCGCCCAGGCCATGCTCGGCCTGCCGGACCTGCTCATCCTCGACGAACCGACCAACGGCCTCGACCCACCCCAGATCCGCGAGATGCGCGAGGTGATGATCCGCTACGCCGCCGCGGGCCGCACGGTCATCGTCTCCAGCCACCTCCTCGCGGAGGTCGAGCAGACCTGCACCCATCTGGTCGTGATGGACCACGGACAGCTCGTCCAGGCGGGCCCGGTCGCGGACATCGTCGGCTCGGGCGACACCCTCCTCGTCGGCACGGCCACGCCGGTGGACGAGCCCGTCGTGGAGAAGGTCGCCGCGCTGCCGGGCGTCGCCTCGGCCGTGCGCGCCGAAGAGGGCCTGCTCGTCCAGCTCGACGCCGACGGCACCCCGCAGCGCCTGGTCGCCGACCTCGTACGGCTGGACGTGCCGGTGCGGTCGGTCGGCCCCCACCGCCGCCTGGAGGACGCCTTCCTCACCCTGATCGGAGCCGAAGCATGAGCACGCTCGCCGAGCCGCCCGTCGAGGTCGCCGACGGCTACCGCGCGGGCCGCACCCTGCCCTTCCGCGTCGAGCTGGTCCGGCAGCTGAAGCGCCGCCGCACGCAGGTCATGGCCGGTGTCCTGGTCGCCCTGCCGCTCATCCTGCTCATCGCCTTCCAGGTCGGCGGCGACCCGGGCGGCACCAACAACCGCCTGAACCTCATGGACACGGCGACCGCGTCCGGGGCCAACTTCGCCGCGGTCAACCTCTTCTCCGCGGCCGGCTTCCTGCTCGTCATCCCCGTCGCCCTGTTCTGCGGCGACACGGTCGCCTCGGAGGCCAGCTGGTCCTCCCTGCGCTATCTGCTCGCGGCCCCCGTGCCCCGGGCCCGGCTGCTGTGGTCCAAGCTCGCCGTCGGACTCACCCTGAGCCTGGCCGCGATGATCCTGCTCCCGGTCGTCGCCCTCGCCGTGGGGACGGCCGCCTACGGCTGGGGACCGCTCGAACTCCCCACCGGCGGCAGCCTGTCCACCGGCACGGCGGCTCAGCGCATCCTGATCGTCGTCGCGTACATCATGGTGTCCCAACTGGTCACCGCCGCCCTCGCGTTCTGGCTGTCGACCCGGACGGACGCCCCGCTCGGCGCGGTCGGCGGCGCGGTGTTCCTCACCATCATCGGCAGCGTCCTCGACGAGGTGACGGCCCTCGGCGACTGGCGCCACTTCCTGCCCGCGCACTGGCAGTACGCCTGGCTCGACGCCGTCCGGCCCCAGTTGGAGTGGTCGGACATGATCCAGGGCACGTCGATCTCCGTAACGTACGCGCTGGTGCTGTTCGCCCTGGCCTTCCGCGGTTTCGCCCGCAAGGACGTCGTCTCCTAGGTCAACGGAGGATCACCCACCGGTCTCGAAAGGCCGCCCCTGTGGCCGCTTCGAGACGCTTCCGCAACCCCCCGTACCGCACGTTCCGGCCCCCTGCGCCGTCACAGTCGCAAGAAGCCGACGTCAACGGATGCAGGGGGTACGGACGATGGAGCGGTTCCGGACACGAACGGCGCTGCTCGCGCTCACGGCGGCGAGCGGGCTGCTGCTCACGGCGTGCAGCGGGGGCGGCGACGCCGGCGAGAGCAGCAAGGCAGCCGACCGCCACGACTACAGCGCGGGCCAGCCCGCCCCCGCCGAGGGTCGGGACACCGACGAACGGGACGACCGCCGGGAGGACCCCGACCACCTGTCGACCTTCGCCCTCGACGTCGACACCGCCTCCTACGACTACGCCCGCCGCGCCCTCGCCGACGGCCGGCTGCCCGACCCGTCGACGGTCCGCCCCGAGGAGTTCGTCAACAGCTTCCGCCAGGACTACGACCGCCCGGACGGCGACGGTTTCTCGGTCACCGTCGACGGCGCCCGCACCGACGACGAGGACTGGTCCCTGGTCCGCGTCGGCCTCGCCACCCGCACCACCGAGCGCAGCGGCGAACGCCCGCCCGCCGCCCTCACCTTCGTCATCGACGTCTCGGGCTCCATGGCCGAACCGGGCCGCCTCGACCTCGCGCAGGAGTCCCTGTCCGTGATGACGGACCGGCTGCGCGACGACGACTCGGTCGCGCTCGTCACCTTCAGCGACGAGGCCGAGACCGTTCTGCCGATGACCCGGCTCGGCGGCAACCGCGACGAGATCCAGGACGCCGTCTCCGACCTGGACACCCAGGACTCCACCAACCTCGGCGCCGGCGTCGAGACCGGCTACGAGACGGCCGTCGAGGGCCTGCGCGAGGGCGCCACCAACCGGGTCGTCCTCATCTCCGACGCCCTCGCCAACACCGGCGACACCGACGCGGACAGCATCCTGGAGCGCGTCTCCGGCGAGCGCCGCGAGCACGGCATCACCCTCTTCGGCGTCGGCGTCGGCAGCGACTACGGCGACGCCCTCATGGAGAGGCTCGCCGACAAGGGCGACGGCCACACCGTCTACGTGTCCGACTCCGACGAGGCCCGCAAGGTCTTCTCCGAGCAGCTCCCACGCAACGTCGACCTCACCGCCCGCGACGCCAAGGCCCAGGTCGCCTTCGACCCCGAGACGGTCGAGGAGTTCCACCTCGTCGGCTACGACAACCGCCGCGTCGCCGACGAGGACTTCCGCGACGACCGTGTCGACGGCGGCGAGGTCGGCCCCGGCCACACCGTCACCGCCCTGTACGCCGTACGCACCGAGCCCGGCGCCGAGGGCCACCTCGCCACCGCCACGGTCCGCTGGCTCGACCCGGAGACCCGCGACCCGCACGAGGAGACGGGCGACCTGGAGGCCGACGCCCTCGACGACTCCGTCTGGAGCGCGAGCCGCGGCCTGCGGACCGCCGCCACGGCCGCCTACTTCGCCGACGCCCTCGGCCACGGCGACCACGACCTGCCCGACGCCCCGCGGCTGGACGAACTCGCCGACCACGCCGACGACTTGGCCGACAGCACGGAGAGCGAGGAGATCCGCGGACTCGCCGAGGCGATCGGCACCGCGAACCGCCTGATGTGAGACCCGGCCATTGACCTATGCTTACTTACGAGTAAGTTGACTCTGGAGTAAGTAAGTACGGCAGCACGTCAGCCTCATCCGCGACCGGGAGCCGTCATGGGCGTACGCAAGGATCTGCAACGGGCGAAGCAGCGCACCGACCTGGCGATCCGCACGAAGGCCGAGACCGTCAGCGACGAGCGGGGCGTCGTCCGAGAGGCCCGCGTGGCTCCCCTCGCACCCCGCCCCGCGACCGGCAGCATCGCCGACATCCCGTACACCAACGCGGCCGAGGCCCCGGGCGCCGTGGTCCTGCGCCGCGAACGGAACGGCACCTGGCAGCCCGTCACGGCGGCGGACTTCGCCCGCGAAGTCACCGCCGTGGCCAAGGGACTGATCGCGGTCGGCCTCGAACCGGGCGGCCGCGTCGCGGTGATGTCCCGCACCCGCTACGAATGGACGGTCATGGACTTCGCGATCTGGTCCGCCGGCGGACAGACGGTCCCGGTCTACGCCACCTCCTCCGCCGACCAGGTGGAGTGGATCGTCCGCGACTCGGGCGCCCGGTACATCGTCACGGAGACCGCGGAGAACGCCGGCACGGTCCGGGCCGGCACGGCCGCCCACCCCGAAGCCCCGCGGATCTGGCAGCTCGACGGCGGCGCCCTCGACGACCTCACCACCCTCGGCCGGGACATCACCGACGAGGAGGTCACCAAGCGCCGCACCGCCCTCGCCCCGGACACGACCGCGACCCTCTGCTACACCTCCGGCACCACCGGCCGCCCCAAGGGCTGTGTCCTCACCCACGCCAACCTGCACGCCGAGGCCGCCAACACGGTCGAGCTCCTGCACCCCCTGTTCAAGGAGGTCACCGGCGAGACCGCCTCGACGCTGCTGTTCCTCCCGCTCGCCCACATCCTCGGCCGCACCCTCCAGATCGCCTGTCTGATGGCCCGGATCGAGACCGGCCACTGCCCGAGCATCAAGCCCGACGAACTCCGCCCGGCCCTCAGGGCGTTCCGCCCGACCTTCCTGGTCGGCGTCCCGTACCTCTTCGAGAAGATCCACGACACCGGCCGCGCCACCGCCGAGAAGCTGGGCCGCGGCGCCTCCTTCGAGCGCGCCCACAGCGTCGCCGTCCGCTTCGGCGCGGCCCACATGGACAAGTTCCTGGGCAGGGGCCCCGGACCTGGCCCCGGCCTGCGCGCCGCATGGGCCCTGTACGACCTGCTGGTCTACCGCCGCATCCGCAAGGAACTCGGCGGCCGCCTGCGCTACGCCATCAGCGGCGGCAGCCCCCTCGACCGCGACCTCAACCTC
Protein-coding regions in this window:
- a CDS encoding ABC transporter permease, with product MSTLAEPPVEVADGYRAGRTLPFRVELVRQLKRRRTQVMAGVLVALPLILLIAFQVGGDPGGTNNRLNLMDTATASGANFAAVNLFSAAGFLLVIPVALFCGDTVASEASWSSLRYLLAAPVPRARLLWSKLAVGLTLSLAAMILLPVVALAVGTAAYGWGPLELPTGGSLSTGTAAQRILIVVAYIMVSQLVTAALAFWLSTRTDAPLGAVGGAVFLTIIGSVLDEVTALGDWRHFLPAHWQYAWLDAVRPQLEWSDMIQGTSISVTYALVLFALAFRGFARKDVVS
- a CDS encoding AMP-dependent synthetase/ligase — encoded protein: MGVRKDLQRAKQRTDLAIRTKAETVSDERGVVREARVAPLAPRPATGSIADIPYTNAAEAPGAVVLRRERNGTWQPVTAADFAREVTAVAKGLIAVGLEPGGRVAVMSRTRYEWTVMDFAIWSAGGQTVPVYATSSADQVEWIVRDSGARYIVTETAENAGTVRAGTAAHPEAPRIWQLDGGALDDLTTLGRDITDEEVTKRRTALAPDTTATLCYTSGTTGRPKGCVLTHANLHAEAANTVELLHPLFKEVTGETASTLLFLPLAHILGRTLQIACLMARIETGHCPSIKPDELRPALRAFRPTFLVGVPYLFEKIHDTGRATAEKLGRGASFERAHSVAVRFGAAHMDKFLGRGPGPGPGLRAAWALYDLLVYRRIRKELGGRLRYAISGGSPLDRDLNLFFYAAGILIYEGYGLTETTAAATIVPPLDPRPGTVGLPVPGTTVRIADDGEVLIKGGIVFGAYWNNPGATGEVLDDGWFATGDLGSLDEDGYLTITGRKKDILVTTGGKNVSPAVLEDRLRSRPPVGQCLVVGDNRPYVAALITLDPEALAHWLAVRKLPAGTPLSDLVRDESLRAYVQKAVDHANEAVSRAESIRAFTLVEGEFTEENGLLTPSLKVKRQAATAAYAEQIEALYAGGR
- a CDS encoding CocE/NonD family hydrolase, whose protein sequence is MDLRLPGLNGLLRRPRRLLAAGAAVVVLAGAGTWTAVANDETPPVHREDRALPTGDGIRIDTSFFTSGGDRRRPAVLLGHGFGGSKKDVRQQAEDLARDGYAVLTWSARGFGTSNGKIGLNDPKGEVADVSKLIDWLAKQPQVELDTKGDPRVGMAGGSYGGAIALLTAGHDPRVDAIAPAITYWNLADALFPNGVFKKLWAGIFVNSGGGCEKFEPALCRMYERVAESGAPDAEARKLLEERSPSAVGKNIKVPTLLMQGQSDSLFPLGQADRAAKAIRANGAPVDVDWIAGGHDGGDMETGRVEGRVASWFDRYLKDDKGIDTGPAFRVTRTLGTGSGDGEPRLTGVTSNRYPGLEAEQRSIALAGREQSFDNPPGASPPGISALPGLGGAGGLSQLSTLGIGVSLDFPGQFAAFESAPQREDLQITGSPTATVHVKSTGDDAVLFAKLYDVGPGGATRQVLPSQLVTPLRVEGAKAGKDVTITLPAIDHEIDDGHRLRLVLASTDLGYASPVSPATYTVSLKGDLKVPSALGGRDTEGGLPAWVWWMPIAGAVIASALIITGRRRTAAPAPPDPGLAEVPLQITDLTKRYAKSADRYAVKDLSFRVEKGQVLGLLGPNGAGKTTTLRMLMGLIKPDGGEIRVFGHAISAGAPVLSRVGAFVEGAGFLPHLSGRENLELYWRATGRPPEDAHLEEALEIAGLGDALARAVRTYSQGMRQRLAIAQAMLGLPDLLILDEPTNGLDPPQIREMREVMIRYAAAGRTVIVSSHLLAEVEQTCTHLVVMDHGQLVQAGPVADIVGSGDTLLVGTATPVDEPVVEKVAALPGVASAVRAEEGLLVQLDADGTPQRLVADLVRLDVPVRSVGPHRRLEDAFLTLIGAEA
- a CDS encoding vWA domain-containing protein; amino-acid sequence: MERFRTRTALLALTAASGLLLTACSGGGDAGESSKAADRHDYSAGQPAPAEGRDTDERDDRREDPDHLSTFALDVDTASYDYARRALADGRLPDPSTVRPEEFVNSFRQDYDRPDGDGFSVTVDGARTDDEDWSLVRVGLATRTTERSGERPPAALTFVIDVSGSMAEPGRLDLAQESLSVMTDRLRDDDSVALVTFSDEAETVLPMTRLGGNRDEIQDAVSDLDTQDSTNLGAGVETGYETAVEGLREGATNRVVLISDALANTGDTDADSILERVSGERREHGITLFGVGVGSDYGDALMERLADKGDGHTVYVSDSDEARKVFSEQLPRNVDLTARDAKAQVAFDPETVEEFHLVGYDNRRVADEDFRDDRVDGGEVGPGHTVTALYAVRTEPGAEGHLATATVRWLDPETRDPHEETGDLEADALDDSVWSASRGLRTAATAAYFADALGHGDHDLPDAPRLDELADHADDLADSTESEEIRGLAEAIGTANRLM